One segment of Gadus chalcogrammus isolate NIFS_2021 chromosome 8, NIFS_Gcha_1.0, whole genome shotgun sequence DNA contains the following:
- the rnf182 gene encoding E3 ubiquitin-protein ligase RNF182: protein VEEEELECKICYCPYSLSRRRPKLLHCCHRLCCLCLAQLLALGESPATTVVCPFCRYVTSLPPSSLPDDHGLLALLGRNLRIQTLQGGSTELLLTPRTLSSLLGAGNPSFSSFLPQAPGSYASIRGSPNFVVITIMEPPPPPPALPPQPPSALSPLPLGRSPYNLRQHRPPPGPPLQAALMYRSASSLDSVASGARRRGGGGVRGCAALLWRGSARALVWLLGLLYFCSLPLGVYLLIMQKTTLGVLLVSLVPTSIMVVIIYGFCQCLCQELWDCIPP, encoded by the coding sequence gtggaggaggaggagctggagtgtAAGATCTGCTACTGCCCCTACAGCCTCTCGCGGCGTCGGCCCAAGCTGCTGCACTGCTGCCACCGCCTCTGCTGCCTCTGCCTGGCCCAGCTCCTCGCGCTGGGGGAGAGCCCCGCCACCACGGTGGTCTGCCCCTTCTGCCGCTACGTTACCTCCCTgccgccctcctccctccccgacGACCACGGCCTGCTGGCCCTGCTCGGCAGGAACCTCCGCATCCAGACCCTCCAGGGCGGCTCCACGGAGCTGCTGCTCACCCCCAGAACCCTGAGCTCCCTGCTGGGCGCCGGcaacccctccttctcctccttcttgccCCAGGCCCCCGGCTCCTACGCCTCCATCCGGGGGTCCCCCAACTTCGTGGTCATCACTATCATGgagccccccccgcctccaccagcTCTTCCTCCGCAGCCGCCGTCCGCGCTGTCGCCGCTGCCTCTGGGCCGCTCGCCGTACAACCTCCGTCAGCACCGcccgccccccggccccccgctgcAGGCGGCCCTGATGTACCGCTCGGCGTCCAGCCTGGACTCGGTGGCGTCGGGGGCCcggcggcgcggcggcggcggcgtgcggGGCTGCGCGGCCCTGCTGTGGCGGGGCTCGGCCCGGGCGCTGGtctggctgctggggctgctgtaCTTCTGCTCGCTGCCCCTGGGGGTCTACCTGCTCATCATGCAGAAGACCACGTTGGGCGTGCTTCTGGTCAGCCTGGTGCCCACCAGCATCATGGTGGTCATCATCTACGGCTTCTGCCAGTGCCTGTGCCAGGAGCTGTGGGACTGCATACCGCCTTAa